From Lutra lutra chromosome 14, mLutLut1.2, whole genome shotgun sequence, a single genomic window includes:
- the PGAM1 gene encoding phosphoglycerate mutase 1 — translation MAAYKLVLIRHGESAWNLENRFSGWYDADLSPAGHEEAKRGGQALRDAGYEFDICFTSVQKRAIRTLWTVLDAIDQMWLPVVRTWRLNERHYGGLTGLNKAETAAKHGEAQVKIWRRSYDVPPPPMEPDHPFYGNISKDRRYADLTEDQLPSCESLKDTIARALPFWNEEIVPQIKEGKRVLIAAHGNSLRGIVKHLEGLSEEAIMELNLPTGIPMVYELDKNLKPIKPMQFLGDEETVRKAMEAVAAQGKAKK, via the exons ATGGCTGCATACAAGCTGGTGCTGATCCGGCATGGTGAGAGCGCTTGGAACCTGGAGAACCGCTTCAGCGGCTGGTACGACGCCGACCTGAGCCCGGCCGGGCACGAGGAGGCGAAGCGCGGCGGGCAGGCGCTGCGAG ATGCTGGCTATGAGTTTGACATCTGCTTCACCTCAGTGCAGAAGAGAGCAATTCGGACTCTCTGGACAGTGCTGGATGCCATTGACCAGATGTGGCTACCAGTAGTGAGGACTTGGCGCCTCAATGAGCGGCACTATGGCGGTCTGACTGGTCTGAACAAAGCAGAAACTGCGGCCAAGCACGGCGAGGCCCAGGTGAAGATCTGGAGGCGCTCCTATGATGTCCCACCACCTCCAATGGAACCTGACCATCCCTTCTACGGCAACATCAGTAAG gaTCGAAGGTATGCAGACCTCACTGAAGATCAGCTACCCTCCTGTGAGAGTCTGAAGGACACAATTGCCAGAGCTCTGCCCTTTTGGAACGAAGAAATAGTTCCCCAGATTAAGGAGGGGAAACGAGTACTGATTGCAGCCCATGGCAACAGCCTTCGGGGCATTGTCAAGCATCTGGAGG GTCTTTCCGAAGAGGCTATCATGGAACTGAACCTTCCAACAGGCATTCCCATGGTCTATGAATTGGACAAGAACTTGAAGCCCATCAAGCCCATGCAGTTCCTGGGGGATGAAGAGACCGTGCGTAAAGCCATGGAAGCTGTGGCTGCCCAGGGCAAGGCCAAAAagtga